The proteins below come from a single Fastidiosipila sanguinis genomic window:
- a CDS encoding S1C family serine protease, whose translation MRRQEKKQKRFAKVFASLLAISLLISSCNSGEVLKTIGGNKNETTATRVNEQREDESETSQDTNSTTDSEKEDNSKPTDRHFDIEAASKRKGKNSLGHEPLSTVEIAEKTKAAVVAITTTGVRETPLGVFDFQSAGSGVLISEDGYIVTNNHVIANAKQIDVVLATGETYRAKLVGTAPSKDIAVIKIEEKNLPFVEIGNSDDLMVGELAVAVGNPLGDFNGTVTTGIISSLGRRLVLEGSVELSNLIQTDAAINSGNSGGGLFNSYGELIGINVAKARARENSNSAPVEGLGFAIPINTVAPIVNSLINKGYLEGMPSLGIYGSDVSESMAQAYPEILVPGVWIRDIAENSPVLESGLKVGDIITGLAGEKVTSVAQLNIIKNRYKAGDEVDIEFYRNGETHNSKVTLAEAKHD comes from the coding sequence ATGAGGAGACAAGAAAAAAAGCAAAAAAGATTTGCGAAAGTATTTGCTTCTTTACTAGCAATTAGTTTATTAATAAGTAGTTGTAATTCTGGTGAAGTTCTAAAAACTATCGGTGGAAATAAAAATGAAACAACAGCTACTCGAGTAAATGAGCAAAGGGAAGATGAGAGCGAGACAAGTCAAGATACAAACTCAACAACTGATAGTGAGAAAGAAGATAATAGCAAACCAACTGACAGACACTTCGATATAGAAGCAGCTTCAAAACGAAAAGGTAAAAACTCATTAGGCCATGAGCCACTATCAACAGTAGAGATTGCAGAAAAAACTAAAGCCGCAGTAGTCGCTATAACTACTACTGGCGTTAGAGAAACACCTTTAGGCGTTTTTGATTTTCAGAGTGCAGGTTCAGGCGTATTAATTTCAGAAGATGGTTATATAGTTACAAATAATCACGTTATTGCTAACGCAAAACAAATTGATGTTGTTTTAGCAACTGGTGAGACTTATAGAGCTAAACTTGTAGGTACAGCACCATCTAAAGATATTGCAGTTATTAAAATAGAAGAGAAAAATTTACCTTTTGTTGAGATTGGAAATTCAGATGATTTAATGGTCGGAGAGCTGGCAGTTGCAGTAGGTAACCCATTGGGTGACTTTAATGGAACAGTTACAACTGGAATTATTTCATCATTGGGCCGTAGACTAGTACTTGAAGGATCTGTAGAGTTAAGTAACTTGATACAGACTGATGCAGCTATTAACTCAGGAAATTCAGGTGGTGGTTTATTTAACTCTTATGGTGAGTTAATTGGTATAAACGTTGCTAAAGCTAGAGCGAGAGAAAACAGTAATTCAGCACCTGTAGAAGGTTTAGGTTTTGCAATTCCAATCAACACTGTAGCTCCTATTGTTAATTCTTTAATTAATAAAGGTTATCTAGAAGGTATGCCATCATTAGGAATATATGGCTCTGATGTTTCAGAAAGTATGGCTCAAGCCTATCCAGAAATTTTAGTACCAGGTGTATGGATAAGAGATATAGCTGAAAATAGTCCAGTATTAGAGTCTGGTCTAAAAGTAGGAGATATTATTACAGGTCTTGCAGGTGAGAAAGTAACTAGCGTTGCTCAACTTAATATTATTAAAAATAGATATAAAGCTGGCGATGAAGTAGATATAGAGTTCTATAGAAATGGTGAGACTCATAATAGTAAAGTTACACTTGCCGAAGCCAAACATGACTAA
- the pyk gene encoding pyruvate kinase, whose translation MRKTKIVCTLGPACEAEDKLRQLILNGMNVARFNFSHGDFEEHGGRFKNIKKISEEENKIVATLLDTKGPEIRTGKFKDKKVLLEKGSEVVIRHEDIEGDATQFSCTYKTLHEDVKPGDIIMIDDGLIELDVVAIEGKDVKTVVRNEGPVSTYKGMNLPNINTQLPAMTDKDKADLQFGVEKGYDFVAASFVRKASDVDEIRAFFAEHGDNDIKIISKIENQEGIDNFEEILEASDGIMVARGDLGVEIPPQKVPAYQKYILQRCLEEGKFAITATQMLDSMQDNPRPTRAEVSDVANAVYDGTGATMLSGESANGDYPIESVKMMSLIDEETEADLDYELNFETELRDFEPATVATSVAQAAVMASFNLEADIIVAVTNDVEEVGQISKFRPEAPIVIGFTNARAARQANLHWGVVPVIIEEGDNQIEKVKAAAAEKGLLEAGHLVIELDGCECKGLTSMKVTEYEG comes from the coding sequence ATGCGCAAGACAAAAATAGTATGTACTTTAGGACCAGCATGTGAAGCTGAAGATAAATTACGTCAACTAATTTTAAATGGTATGAACGTAGCAAGATTTAACTTCTCACACGGTGACTTCGAAGAACATGGTGGTAGATTTAAGAACATCAAGAAGATTTCAGAAGAGGAAAACAAGATTGTTGCAACTCTATTAGACACAAAAGGTCCTGAAATCAGAACTGGTAAATTCAAAGATAAAAAAGTATTGTTAGAAAAAGGTTCAGAAGTAGTTATTCGCCACGAAGATATCGAAGGTGACGCAACACAATTCTCATGTACCTATAAGACTTTACACGAAGATGTTAAGCCAGGCGACATTATCATGATCGATGATGGTCTAATCGAATTAGACGTAGTTGCAATCGAAGGAAAAGATGTTAAGACAGTCGTTAGAAACGAAGGTCCTGTTTCAACATACAAAGGTATGAACTTACCAAACATCAATACACAATTACCTGCAATGACAGACAAAGATAAAGCTGACTTGCAATTTGGTGTAGAAAAAGGTTATGACTTCGTAGCTGCTTCATTCGTACGTAAAGCATCAGACGTTGATGAAATTAGAGCATTCTTTGCTGAGCACGGTGATAATGATATCAAGATTATTTCTAAGATTGAGAACCAAGAAGGTATTGATAACTTCGAAGAAATTCTAGAAGCATCAGACGGTATCATGGTTGCTAGAGGTGACTTAGGTGTTGAAATTCCACCACAAAAAGTTCCTGCATACCAAAAATACATCTTACAACGTTGTTTAGAAGAAGGTAAATTCGCTATTACAGCTACTCAAATGTTAGACTCAATGCAAGATAACCCACGTCCAACAAGAGCTGAAGTTTCAGACGTTGCTAACGCAGTATATGATGGTACAGGTGCAACAATGTTATCTGGTGAGTCAGCAAATGGTGACTACCCAATCGAATCAGTTAAGATGATGAGCTTAATCGATGAAGAGACTGAAGCTGATCTAGACTACGAGCTAAACTTCGAAACAGAATTAAGAGATTTCGAACCAGCAACAGTCGCTACATCAGTAGCACAAGCTGCTGTAATGGCATCATTCAACTTAGAAGCAGACATCATTGTTGCAGTAACAAATGATGTTGAAGAAGTTGGTCAAATTTCTAAATTCCGTCCAGAAGCTCCAATCGTTATCGGTTTCACAAATGCACGTGCAGCACGTCAAGCAAACTTACACTGGGGTGTAGTACCTGTAATTATTGAAGAAGGCGACAACCAAATCGAAAAAGTTAAAGCTGCAGCAGCTGAAAAAGGCTTGCTAGAAGCTGGACACTTGGTAATCGAATTAGACGGTTGTGAATGTAAAGGTCTAACTTCAATGAAAGTTACAGAATACGAAGGTTAA